Genomic DNA from Pseudomonas sp. CCC3.1:
TCCGGCGTCCTGGCCCCGCCACCCGGCGATGACGAATTTCAGATCATTTTCCGCTTTGCCGACGAATCCACCCTGCACGCCTGGGAACACTCTGTTTCTCGCAAGTCCTGGCTGCAACGCGGCAGACACTTATTCGCCAACCCTTCAGAGCATCGCGTGAGCGGTATCGACGGCTGGTTCGCCAGCGCACAACGTCCGCCACGCTGGAAGCAAGCTGTGGCCATCTGGCTGGCATTCTTTCCGGTGTCGTTGTTATTCAACTTTGCTTTAGGCCCGTTGCTGGGCGAATTGAGCTTGTTACCGCGGGTGTTTGTCAGCACCTTGGCCCTGACGCCGCTGATGGTTTACCTGTTTATTCCGCTTTCGACGCATTTGCTCGCGGGATGGCTGCACAGTTCACCCAACAAAACTGTGGCTAACAGCATCACGGCACATCACAACTAATCACTGACTCAGGCTTGGCCGTTACGTCGCGGACGCTGGTATAGTTTGACTTCTCCTACAAACTATTACCTGTTTCCCCACGCAGAGTCCGTCATGCCTTCTCCTTCAGCACCGATTCTGATCACAGGCGCTGGCCAGCGCGTTGGTTTGCATTGCGCAAAGCAACTGCTGGCGGACGGCTTTACGGTGATTATCAGTTATCGAACCGAAAAGCCTGGTGTCCAGGCTTTGCGCAAGCTGGGTGTGACGGCGCTGTATGCCGACTTTTCCAATGAGGCCGGCATTCTCGATTTTATCGAGCGGCTTAAATCCCACACCGACACCTTGCGCGCTATCGTCCACAACGCGTCGGAGTGGCTGGCTGAAACGTCTGGCACCGAAACCAGCGCATTTACCCAGATGTTCAGCGTGCACATGCTCGCCCCGTACCTGATCAACCTGCATTGCAGCGAATTGCTGGCGCGCTCCAACCCGGCAGACATCATTCACATCAGCGACGATGTCACGCGCAAAGGCAGCAGCAAACACATCGCGTATTGCGCCACCAAGGCCGGGCTCGACAGCCTGACGTTGTCATTTGCCGCGCAACTGGCGCCCCATATCAAAGTCAACGGCATCGCCCCGGCCTTGCTGATGTTTAACCCCGACGACGACGCGGCGTATCGCGCCAAAGCCTTGGCCAAGTCAGCACTGGGCTTCGAACCCGGCGCCGAGGTGATCTACCAAAGCCTGCGCTACCTGCTGGACAACCCGTACGTGACCGGCACCACCCTGACTGTCAACGGCGGACGGCACCTTAAATAAGTCGTCCGCGAGGAAGTATTTTCATGAGCACATCATTGCCTGAGCATTACCGCGAGATCCTGGTCGGACTCGGCGAAAACCCTGAGCGCGAAGGCCTGCTCGACACCCCAAAACGCGCCGCCAAAGCCATGCAGTATCTGTGTCATGGCTATGGCCAGAGCGTGGAAGACATCGTCAACGGCGCGTTGTTTGCCTCAGACAGCGACGAAATGGTGATCGTCGCAGACATCGAGCTTTACTCGCTGTGCGAACACCACCTGCTGCCGTTTATTGGCAAGGCACACGTGGCTTACATCCCGACCGGCAAAGTACTGGGGCTGTCGAAAGTCGCCCGCATCGTCGACATGTTTGCCCGTCGCCTGCAGATCCAGGAAAACCTCACCCGGGAAATTGCCGACGCGATCCAGCACATCACCCAGGCGGCTGGCGTGGCGGTGGTGATCGAAGCCAAGCACATGTGCATGATGATGCGTGGCATAGAGAAACAAAATTCAACCATGAACACATCGGTCATGCTCGGCGCGTTTCGCGACTCAAGCAGCACCCGCATGGAGTTCCTGCAATTGATTGGACGGAGCAAGTCGTAATGCCACAACTTCAGCCGGGAATGGCCCGTATCCGCGTAAAAGACCTGTGCCTGCGCACATTTATCGGCATCAATGAGGACGAAATCCTCAACAAGCAGGATGTGTTGATCAACCTCACCATCCTGTATGCCGCGCAAGAAGCGGTGCGCGATAACGACATCGACCACGCCCTGAACTACCGAACCATTACCAAAGCGGTGATTCAGCACGTCGAAGAAAACCGCTTCGCCCTGCTTGAGCGCCTGACCCAGGAACTGCTGGATCTGGTGATGAGCAACCCCGCCGTGCGATACGCCGAAGTCGAAGTCGACAAGCCACACGCCCTGCGCTTTGCTGAATCGGTGTCGATTACGCTAGCGGCTAGCCGCTGAGCTTAACCCCACAGAACC
This window encodes:
- a CDS encoding antibiotic biosynthesis monooxygenase — translated: MSTSPVTLMVARRVAKGRYQQLIAWLHEGEQLATDFPGYLGSGVLAPPPGDDEFQIIFRFADESTLHAWEHSVSRKSWLQRGRHLFANPSEHRVSGIDGWFASAQRPPRWKQAVAIWLAFFPVSLLFNFALGPLLGELSLLPRVFVSTLALTPLMVYLFIPLSTHLLAGWLHSSPNKTVANSITAHHN
- the folM gene encoding dihydromonapterin reductase, giving the protein MPSPSAPILITGAGQRVGLHCAKQLLADGFTVIISYRTEKPGVQALRKLGVTALYADFSNEAGILDFIERLKSHTDTLRAIVHNASEWLAETSGTETSAFTQMFSVHMLAPYLINLHCSELLARSNPADIIHISDDVTRKGSSKHIAYCATKAGLDSLTLSFAAQLAPHIKVNGIAPALLMFNPDDDAAYRAKALAKSALGFEPGAEVIYQSLRYLLDNPYVTGTTLTVNGGRHLK
- the folE gene encoding GTP cyclohydrolase I FolE, translating into MSTSLPEHYREILVGLGENPEREGLLDTPKRAAKAMQYLCHGYGQSVEDIVNGALFASDSDEMVIVADIELYSLCEHHLLPFIGKAHVAYIPTGKVLGLSKVARIVDMFARRLQIQENLTREIADAIQHITQAAGVAVVIEAKHMCMMMRGIEKQNSTMNTSVMLGAFRDSSSTRMEFLQLIGRSKS
- the folX gene encoding dihydroneopterin triphosphate 2'-epimerase, with amino-acid sequence MPQLQPGMARIRVKDLCLRTFIGINEDEILNKQDVLINLTILYAAQEAVRDNDIDHALNYRTITKAVIQHVEENRFALLERLTQELLDLVMSNPAVRYAEVEVDKPHALRFAESVSITLAASR